A region of Neovison vison isolate M4711 chromosome 7, ASM_NN_V1, whole genome shotgun sequence DNA encodes the following proteins:
- the ZNF382 gene encoding zinc finger protein 382 isoform X5 translates to MLENYCHLISVGFHMTKPEMIRKLEQGEEPWTAERNFPSQSYLEEDGKAEDALVKFKEYQDRHSRSVIFINHKRLIKERSNIFGKTFPVGKNRVMSKTILREYKPDGKVLKNISELVSRNISPVREKFAESNGWEKSFLNTKNEKIHTTMNLCKQTERSLSGKQELIQHQKTQTPEQSLDHNECEKSFLMKGMLFTHTRTHRGEKPYEYNKDGIALIEKSNLNAHSQTLIEKKTHGYSKYGKFLCRKSIFIMHQRSQTEEKPFQCPYCGNSFRRKSYLIEHQRIHTGEKPYVCNQCGKAFRQKTALTLHEKTHIEGKPYICMDCGKSFRQKATLTRHHKTHTGEKAYECTQCGSAFRKKSYLIDHQRTHTGEKPYQCNECGKAFIQKTTLTVHQRTHTGEKPYICSECGKSFCQKTTLTLHQRIHTGEKPYICNECGKSFRQKAILTVHQRIHTGEKSNGCPQCGKAFSRKSNLIRHQKTHTGEKPYECKECGKFFSCKSNLIVHQKTHKVETMGIQ, encoded by the coding sequence AAGAAGATGGAAAAGCTGAAGATGCTTTAGTGAAGTTCAAAGAATACCAAGACAGGCACTCTCGATCAGTCATATTCATCAACCACAAAAGATTAATTAAGGAAAGAAGTAATATTTTTGGGAAAACGTTTCCTGTAGGCAAGAACCGTGTTATGTCAAAAACAATACTACGTGAATATAAGCCTGAtggaaaggttttaaaaaatatttcagaattagtCAGTAGAAATATAAGCCCTGTAAGAGAGAAGTTTGCTGAGAGTAATGGATGGGAGAAATCATTCCTCAatactaaaaatgagaaaattcataCTACAATGAATCTCTGTAAACAAACAGAAAGGAGTCTGAGTGGTAAGCAAGAGCTTATTCAACATCAGAAGACTCAAACTCCTGAGCAATCATTAGATCATAATGAATGTGAAAAATCCTTCCTTATGAAAGGAATGTTATTTACACATACTAGAACTCACAGAGGAGAAAAACCCTATGAATACAATAAAGATGGAATAGCCTTAATCGAAAAGTCAAATCTCAATGCCCATTCACAAACTCTTATTGAAAAGAAAACCCATGGATACAGCAAATACGGTAAGTTCCTCTGCAGGAAGTCTATTTTTATCATGCATCAGAGATCTCAAACAGAAGAGAAACCCTTTCAGTGTCCTTATTGTGGAAATAGCTTTAGAAGGAAGTCATATCTCATTGAACATCAACGAATTCACACAGGTGAGAAACCTTATGTCTGCAATCAATGTGGAAAAGCTTTCCGTCAAAAGACAGCCCTCACTCTTCATGAGAAAACACATATAGAAGGGAAGCCCTACATTTGTATGGATTGTGGGAAGTCCTTCCGCCAGAAGGCAACTCTCACTAGACATCACAAAACACATACAGGGGAGAAAGCCTATGAATGTACTCAATGTGGAAGTGCTTTTAGAAAGAAGTCATACCTCATTGATcatcagagaactcacacaggagagaaaccatatcaatgtaatgaatgtgggaaggcATTTATCCAGAAGACAACCCTCACTGTacatcagagaactcacacaggagagaaaccctatatATGCAGTGAATGTGGAAAGTCCTTCTGCCAAAAGACAACCCTCACTCTCCATCAAAGAATTCATACTGGGGAAAAACCCTATAtttgtaatgaatgtgggaagtcCTTCCGCCAGAAGGCAATCCTCACTGTTCATCAGAGAATACATACAGGAGAGAAATCCAATGGATGTcctcagtgtgggaaagcctttagtAGGAAATCAAACCTCATTCGCCACCAGAAgactcacacaggagagaaaccatatgaatgtaaagaatgtgggaagTTCTTCAGTTGTAAGTCAAACCTCATTGTACATCAAAAAACCCACAAGGTAGAAACCATGGGAATTCAGTAA